The following are encoded together in the Bacillota bacterium genome:
- the truA gene encoding tRNA pseudouridine(38-40) synthase TruA has protein sequence MTRRNIKLVLQYDGTRYGGFQRQRGVPTIQESLEESIKILTGEMPVVIAAGRTDAGVHALGQVVNFKTFSRIPEDRWVPALNSVLPEDIRVLTACEVAPEFHSRFCARSKVYRYTIDTSPVESVFWRLYSYHVPRPLDEDLIKAASRLLIGRRNFRAFCASGAGVKTYEREIKRLEWRRKGSLLQMEIEADGFLYNMVRIIVGTLIWMSDNKMAPETISRILESQDRRCGGPTAPPKGLVLVCVNY, from the coding sequence GTGACACGTCGCAATATCAAGCTCGTACTGCAATACGACGGGACCAGGTATGGCGGTTTTCAAAGACAGCGAGGCGTGCCAACCATCCAGGAGTCCCTCGAGGAGAGCATAAAGATCCTGACAGGGGAAATGCCTGTAGTCATCGCGGCGGGAAGGACCGATGCAGGGGTTCACGCCCTCGGGCAGGTAGTGAATTTCAAGACATTTAGCAGGATTCCGGAGGACAGATGGGTGCCCGCGCTAAATAGCGTTTTGCCGGAAGATATTCGTGTGCTGACGGCCTGCGAGGTGGCGCCGGAATTCCATTCAAGATTCTGTGCCCGGTCCAAGGTCTACAGGTATACCATAGATACTTCACCTGTCGAATCGGTTTTCTGGAGGCTTTATTCATATCATGTGCCAAGACCTTTGGATGAGGACTTGATCAAGGCTGCCTCACGATTGCTCATAGGACGCAGGAATTTTCGGGCGTTTTGCGCATCAGGCGCTGGAGTCAAGACATATGAGCGGGAGATAAAAAGACTTGAATGGAGGCGCAAAGGCAGTCTCCTGCAGATGGAAATAGAGGCGGATGGCTTTCTTTACAATATGGTGAGGATAATCGTGGGAACACTCATCTGGATGTCTGACAACAAGATGGCCCCAGAGACCATCTCCAGGATACTGGAGTCGCAGGACAGGCGATGCGGGGGACCCACCGCGCCACCAAAGGGTCTTGTGCTAGTCTGCGTCAATTATTGA
- the rplM gene encoding 50S ribosomal protein L13: MNNTTYMPKGNEKEEKWYVVDAENKVLGRLASQIAAVLRGKHRPTYTPFIDSGDHVIVVNADKVILTGKKRQQKIYYRHSGYPGGLKAVKYDELLNTRPELAIRLAVWGMLPHNRLGRKLIKKLRVYKGPEHPHVAQKPEPLEVDDKQR; this comes from the coding sequence ATGAATAATACCACGTATATGCCCAAAGGAAATGAAAAGGAAGAGAAATGGTACGTGGTCGATGCGGAGAATAAGGTGTTGGGGAGGCTTGCAAGCCAAATAGCGGCCGTGCTGAGAGGCAAGCATAGGCCGACCTATACTCCCTTCATAGACTCTGGAGACCACGTTATCGTTGTCAACGCTGATAAAGTGATTCTAACTGGCAAGAAACGGCAGCAAAAGATCTACTATCGGCATTCGGGTTATCCGGGCGGTCTCAAAGCAGTCAAATATGATGAGTTACTCAATACCAGGCCTGAGCTTGCAATCCGTCTGGCTGTATGGGGTATGCTACCCCATAATCGGTTGGGACGGAAACTCATTAAGAAACTCCGCGTATACAAAGGGCCGGAGCATCCTCATGTTGCTCAGAAACCGGAACCACTGGAAGTTGACGACAAGCAAAGGTAA
- the rpsI gene encoding 30S ribosomal protein S9 — translation MALAESPVTGRRKCAIARVRVKPGQGSITVNGVPMTEYFGRKVLQLVVTEPLRLTETVDKFDVEARVQGGGPTGQAGAIRHGIARALVEFDETYRQALKKAGLLTRDPRMKERRKYGLKKARKAPQFSKR, via the coding sequence TTGGCTCTTGCTGAATCACCTGTGACTGGCAGGAGGAAATGTGCAATTGCCCGAGTGCGAGTGAAGCCCGGACAGGGCAGTATAACAGTAAATGGCGTTCCGATGACGGAGTATTTTGGCAGGAAGGTCTTGCAGCTGGTCGTCACCGAGCCTCTCCGTCTCACAGAGACGGTGGACAAATTTGATGTGGAAGCCAGGGTGCAAGGAGGGGGGCCTACAGGCCAGGCAGGCGCCATTCGTCATGGGATAGCTAGGGCCCTGGTGGAATTTGACGAGACTTACAGGCAGGCTCTCAAAAAGGCAGGGCTCCTGACCCGGGATCCCCGCATGAAGGAACGAAGGAAGTATGGCCTTAAGAAGGCTCGTAAGGCTCCTCAGTTCTCCAAGCGTTAG
- a CDS encoding energy-coupling factor transporter ATPase has translation MAIKVEHLTHVYMAGTPFEVRALEDVNLLIEDGEFIGLIGKTGSGKSTLIQHLNGLLRPTSGTVYVDGVDIFARGVKLTTTRQKVGLLFQYPEHQLFEETVYQDVAFGPRNLKLPEEEVSRRVKEALEMVGLDFESVKDRSPFELSGGQMRRVAMAGVLAMNPRVLILDEPAAGLDPRGRDEILGKIEELHRKHSLTVILVSHSMEDVARLVKRLVVMHDGHIVMDGPTREVFLKAAELQQIGLGVPEVTRLMGELRKRGKDVRPVVLTVDEARREIASLLRREGRA, from the coding sequence GTGGCGATAAAAGTTGAGCATCTTACTCATGTATATATGGCGGGCACACCCTTTGAGGTCAGAGCGCTGGAGGATGTAAACCTCCTGATAGAGGATGGTGAATTCATCGGTCTCATAGGAAAGACTGGATCGGGGAAGTCCACCTTGATACAGCATCTTAATGGTCTCCTGAGGCCGACCAGCGGAACCGTCTATGTTGATGGTGTAGATATTTTCGCAAGGGGAGTGAAGCTCACAACGACTCGCCAGAAAGTTGGACTTCTCTTTCAATACCCTGAACATCAGTTATTTGAGGAGACTGTGTACCAGGATGTGGCCTTCGGCCCCAGAAACCTTAAACTGCCCGAGGAAGAAGTTTCAAGACGCGTGAAAGAAGCCCTCGAGATGGTAGGGCTTGATTTTGAGTCCGTAAAAGATCGTTCGCCTTTTGAGTTGAGTGGGGGACAGATGAGGAGGGTTGCAATGGCAGGGGTTCTTGCCATGAACCCTCGAGTGCTCATACTTGATGAGCCGGCTGCGGGGCTTGACCCTCGGGGGCGCGACGAGATCTTGGGTAAGATCGAGGAGCTCCATAGAAAACACAGCCTTACGGTGATTCTTGTGTCGCACAGTATGGAGGATGTGGCGCGCCTTGTCAAGCGTTTGGTAGTAATGCACGATGGTCATATCGTCATGGACGGGCCTACGCGTGAGGTCTTCCTCAAGGCTGCAGAATTGCAGCAGATTGGTCTTGGCGTCCCGGAGGTCACTAGGCTCATGGGCGAGCTGCGCAAAAGGGGTAAAGACGTGCGTCCGGTCGTGCTTACAGTTGATGAGGCCAGGCGGGAAATTGCGTCTCTTCTCAGGAGGGAAGGACGTGCTTGA
- a CDS encoding energy-coupling factor transporter transmembrane protein EcfT, with amino-acid sequence MLDGITIGQYIPGESIVHRLDPRTKIILSLVIIVALFVITSISGYAILLGFLVAATLLSGIGVRIVLKGLRPLVAILVITFLLHLFMNPGRMIFTIGPLTATYEGVYRGVFMVGRLVLLVIVTSLLTLATSPIQLTDGTEYLLRPLTRLGVPSHELAMMMTIALRFIPTLLEEADKIMKAQMARGADFESGNMVQRAKGLIPLLVPLFVSAFRRADELAMAMESRCYRGGKGRTRLRQLRLSSIDYAASIITVATMVLLVVYF; translated from the coding sequence GTGCTTGATGGAATAACAATTGGGCAATATATCCCGGGAGAGTCTATTGTACACAGGCTCGATCCTCGTACAAAAATAATCCTCTCGCTGGTGATCATAGTGGCCCTATTCGTAATCACCTCGATATCAGGTTATGCCATTCTGCTTGGATTCCTTGTGGCTGCCACTCTTTTATCTGGCATCGGGGTGAGGATCGTATTGAAGGGGTTGCGGCCGCTTGTTGCAATTCTGGTTATCACATTCCTCCTCCATCTCTTTATGAACCCGGGGAGGATGATATTCACCATCGGGCCCTTGACTGCCACATATGAGGGAGTCTACAGGGGCGTCTTCATGGTGGGCAGGCTGGTGCTGCTAGTCATTGTCACTTCGCTCTTGACTTTGGCAACATCGCCGATACAGCTCACTGATGGAACGGAATATCTACTACGTCCCCTCACTAGGTTGGGGGTACCGAGCCATGAACTGGCCATGATGATGACCATAGCCCTGAGGTTTATTCCGACCCTGCTGGAAGAAGCCGATAAGATCATGAAAGCCCAGATGGCGCGAGGGGCGGACTTCGAGTCAGGGAATATGGTCCAGAGGGCGAAGGGGCTCATCCCACTTCTGGTCCCTCTCTTCGTGAGCGCTTTTAGAAGGGCGGATGAACTGGCGATGGCCATGGAGTCCCGCTGCTATCGGGGGGGCAAAGGCAGGACCCGGCTGAGACAGCTGCGACTCAGCTCCATTGATTATGCGGCGTCCATCATCACTGTAGCCACAATGGTATTGCTGGTGGTGTATTTCTGA